From one Amphiura filiformis chromosome 13, Afil_fr2py, whole genome shotgun sequence genomic stretch:
- the LOC140167464 gene encoding uncharacterized protein gives MAYKALVRPKLEYCSAIWDPYQNSNKATLEKIQRRAARFVQNDHSRKSSVTKMLTNLRWETLENRRTKLRLTSIYKEVHNLAPSNVKPLSNTTNRKTRNSHGPHLLDIPAFNKNCYQYSLYPRTTREWNLLPLETRDAP, from the coding sequence ATGGCATACAAGGCTCTTGTGCGTCCGAAATTAGAGTATTGTAGCGCTATCTGGGATCCCTATCAGAACTCCAACAAGGCTACTTTAGAGAAAATCCAACGTCGTGCTGCACGCTTCGTCCAAAATGATCACTCCAGGAAATCAAGTGTCACAAAAATGCTGACAAATCTCCGATGGGAAACGTTAGAAAACCGACGCACCAAACTCCGCTTAACTTCAATTTACAAGGAAGTTCACAACTTGGCGCCATCAAATGTTAAGCCATTAAGCAACACAACCAATCGCAAAACCAGAAATTCTCATGGACCACATCTTTTAGACATTCCGGCTTTTAATAAGAACTGTTACCAATACTCCCTCTACCCCCGCACTACAAGGGAATGGAATCTCCTGCCGTTAGAGACACGCGATGCTCCAtaa